In Hahella sp. KA22, one genomic interval encodes:
- a CDS encoding ABC transporter substrate-binding protein, whose product MDKSEPWMPMNTTRWRFFLGLVMCATFSTSAAAIRLTVGEWPPYASESLPYKGLLPKLVTEAFALEGIEVEYDFMPWARAYEFARKPGWDGAVGWVDNAQRRRNFWFSDRIIYSSSALFHLKDQDFTWNELKDLAPYRVGVSVGYSYGEAFDNAIANQNLQVIPAVNDRQNLVKLLRREIDLFPLDAKVGEYLLQHELPEYQRLFTYDEKPLIQDGLSVMFPKNGPNSRSYVAIFNQGLKRLKRNGDYSRILNNIDVINGISQLSFYSEDYAPFNYRENGVAKGIALDLFDAIMETIGADKSRSDVHFMNWPEAYKAATSQNRSALFTMTRTPQREDKFKWVGPIYRSKVVLMGKRHDVEAEESEPIHLKELGHKRICVIQDDVGHQLMVSAGVKERNLTATTHPLTCGQMLNNGEVDYWAYGSQTANWYLQQLGLDARDYQEVMTVTESSEYFAFNLDVDDRIIESFQKALDYLKLSGQMHDILQRYVPN is encoded by the coding sequence ATGGACAAGTCGGAACCCTGGATGCCGATGAATACGACAAGATGGCGCTTTTTTCTCGGACTTGTGATGTGCGCCACATTTTCAACTTCTGCCGCCGCGATCAGACTGACCGTCGGAGAGTGGCCGCCCTACGCGTCGGAAAGCCTGCCCTACAAAGGGTTGCTGCCCAAACTGGTGACCGAAGCCTTCGCTCTTGAAGGCATTGAAGTCGAATATGACTTCATGCCCTGGGCCCGGGCTTACGAGTTCGCCCGCAAGCCCGGCTGGGACGGCGCCGTGGGCTGGGTCGACAATGCGCAACGACGGCGTAATTTCTGGTTCAGCGATCGCATCATTTACAGCAGCAGCGCATTATTTCACCTGAAAGATCAGGACTTCACCTGGAACGAGCTGAAGGACCTTGCGCCCTACCGGGTTGGAGTCAGCGTCGGCTACAGTTACGGCGAAGCGTTCGATAACGCCATCGCCAACCAGAATCTGCAGGTCATCCCCGCCGTGAATGACCGGCAAAATCTGGTCAAACTGCTGCGACGTGAAATCGATTTGTTTCCCCTGGACGCCAAAGTCGGGGAATATCTGCTGCAACATGAACTGCCGGAATATCAGCGCCTGTTCACCTATGACGAAAAACCCCTGATTCAGGACGGTTTATCCGTAATGTTCCCCAAGAATGGCCCTAACAGCCGCAGCTACGTCGCGATCTTCAATCAGGGTCTGAAACGCCTCAAGCGCAATGGCGATTACTCGCGTATTCTTAACAACATTGACGTCATCAACGGCATCTCGCAGCTCAGTTTTTACAGCGAGGACTACGCTCCTTTCAATTATCGCGAAAACGGCGTGGCCAAAGGCATCGCCCTGGACCTTTTCGATGCGATCATGGAAACCATCGGCGCGGATAAAAGCCGCAGCGACGTGCATTTCATGAACTGGCCGGAAGCTTACAAAGCCGCAACCAGCCAAAACCGCAGCGCGCTGTTCACCATGACGCGTACGCCTCAGAGAGAGGATAAATTCAAATGGGTCGGCCCCATCTATCGCTCCAAAGTAGTATTGATGGGGAAACGCCATGACGTTGAGGCCGAAGAATCGGAGCCCATCCATCTGAAAGAGCTCGGTCATAAGCGCATCTGCGTGATTCAGGATGACGTTGGCCATCAACTGATGGTCAGCGCCGGCGTCAAAGAACGAAACCTGACCGCCACTACGCATCCGCTCACCTGCGGGCAAATGCTGAACAACGGCGAAGTCGATTATTGGGCGTACGGCTCGCAAACCGCCAACTGGTATCTGCAACAATTGGGACTGGACGCCCGCGACTATCAAGAGGTGATGACGGTCACCGAGTCTTCAGAGTATTTCGCTTTCAACCTGGACGTGGACGACCGCATCATTGAATCATTTCAGAAAGCGTTGGATTACTTGAAGCTCAGCGGTCAGATGCATGACATTCTGCAGCGCTACGTTCCCAATTAA